The Saccharomyces paradoxus chromosome VIII, complete sequence genome has a window encoding:
- the SMN1 gene encoding Smn1p (similar to YHR202W) — translation MILTFVHCLAVITGLAFAKSYQQQQAVLAPSQNIQLRDIHIGDINFIHTTDTHGWLGSHLSQANYDADWGDFVAFVDIFREKTSQLYRDVIVIDTGDKRDGNGLSDATWPPGLRSSKIFNMMDYDLLTLGNHELYTAESAILEYRGTSQSSKFKEKYVCSNVEFIEDDGKRVPFGNKYVTFETPITRQRVLALSFLFSFQRANNRAIVTPPLEEMTEKSWFQDMVETNKEENIDLIIVFGHLPATDPTEREMHKIHALIRKEYPNTIIQYFGGHTHIRDFVQLDSKSTCLQSGRFAETVGFLSINITNSLDGDGPIFSRRYVDFNKDAFKYHLSRIGHDANVPASTKKGKTISRLVHDLRHELNLNEKLGYIPQTYYVSTRPLDSEENLYHLITHKILPNLVPSKNYEPSMSRFILINTGSVRYDLYKGPFTKDTEYIVMPFNNDWRFITVPLVVASRVEGYLNKGPVIASLGVPSSHHKQHFGGFQKCPLVNNPNLSDGYTTEDDFGCHGDDTPHNSQREYDIPNVVQCKEVKNLQGGETDPLRMVHVIFYSFMELDILNAVNSIINDLGLRMENLTTNDCSHYGGDSTKKLLRDYFSQF, via the coding sequence ATGATACTAACGTTCGTACACTGTTTAGCCGTTATTACGGGATTAGCCTTTGCAAAGTCATATCAGCAACAGCAGGCAGTTTTAGCGCCATCGCAGAATATACAATTAAGAGATATCCATATAGGGGATATAAATTTTATCCATACGACAGATACACATGGCTGGTTGGGGTCCCATCTGTCACAAGCTAACTATGATGCTGACTGGGGAGATTTCGTCGCATTTGTAGACATATTCAGGGAGAAAACTTCACAACTGTACAGGGACGTGATAGTCATTGATACTGGCGACAAAAGAGATGGTAATGGTTTGAGTGATGCTACTTGGCCTCCCGGCCTACGGAGCTCGAAGATATTCAACATGATGGACTATGATCTCTTGACTTTAGGAAATCATGAATTATATACAGCTGAAAGTGCCATACTAGAGTATAGAGGAACTTCTCAGTCCtccaaattcaaagaaaaatacgtTTGCAGTAACGTGGAATTCATTGAAGATGACGGAAAGAGGGTGCCTTTCGGCAATAAATACGTCACGTTTGAGACACCCATAACGAGGCAAAGAGTTCTGGCATTATCGTTTCTGTTTAGTTTCCAAAGAGCAAATAACAGAGCAATTGTAACCCCACCATTAGAAGAAATGACAGAGAAAAGCTGGTTCCAGGATATGGTCGAGACaaacaaagaagagaatattGATTTGATTATTGTCTTCGGTCATTTGCCTGCCACTGACCCTACAGAGCGTGAAATGCACAAGATTCATGCTTTAATAAGGAAAGAATACCCAAACACCATTATACAATATTTTGGAGGGCATACTCATATTAGAGATTTTGTACAACTAGACTCGAAGTCTACCTGTCTACAAAGTGGTCGATTTGCGGAAACTGTCGGGTTCTTGTCAATTAATATAACGAACTCTTTGGACGGCGACGGACCTATTTTCTCAAGAAGGTATGTTGACTTTAATAAAGACGCTTTCAAATACCATTTAAGCAGAATAGGGCATGACGCGAATGTGCCAGCATCAACGAAGAAAGGTAAAACCATTTCTCGTTTAGTACATGATCTGCGCCATGAACTGAACTTGAACGAAAAATTGGGGTATATTCCTCAGACCTACTACGTGTCAACAAGGCCGTTAGACTCTGAAGAGaatctttatcatttgatCACGCATAAGATTTTACCTAATTTAGTTCCTTCAAAGAACTATGAACCTTCGATGAGTCGCTTCATTTTGATTAACACTGGCTCTGTTAGGTACGATCTTTACAAAGGCCCATTCACAAAGGATACTGAATATATAGTTATGCCCTTCAATAATGATTGGCGCTTCATCACAGTCCCATTGGTCGTTGCCTCCAGGGTGGAAGGTTATTTAAACAAGGGCCCTGTCATTGCCTCATTAGGAGTACCATCATCTCATCATAAGCAGCATTTTGGCGGTTTTCAGAAGTGTCCCTTAGTAAACAATCCAAACTTAAGCGACGGTTACACCACAGAAGACGACTTTGGATGTCACGGTGATGACACACCTCACAATTCACAAAGGGAATATGATATCCCCAATGTGGTGCAATGTAAAgaggtgaaaaatttacaGGGAGGGGAAACTGATCCGTTGAGGATGGTTCACGTCATCTTCTACTCATTTATGGAACTCGATATATTAAACGCTGTAAATTCTATTATAAATGATTTAGGATTACGTATGGAGAACTTGACTACCAATGACTGTTCCCACTATGGCGGTGATTCAACCAAAAAGTTATTACGAGATTacttttctcaattttAG
- the RPS4B gene encoding 40S ribosomal protein eS4 (Protein component of the small (40S) ribosomal subunit~similar to YHR203C) yields the protein MARGPKKHLKRLAAPHHWLLDKLSGCYAPRPSAGPHKLRESLPLIVFLRNRLKYALNGREVKAILMQRHVKVDGKVRTDTTYPAGFMDVITLDATNENFRLVYDVKGRFAVHRITDEEASYKLGKVKKVQLGKKGVPYVVTHDGRTIRYPDPNIKVNDTVKIDLASGKITDFIKFDAGKLVYVTGGRNLGRIGTIVHKERHDGGFDLVHIKDSLDNTFVTRLNNVFVIGEQGKPYISLPKGKGIKLSIAEERDRRRAQQGL from the exons ATGGCTAGAGGACC AAAGAAGCATCTAAAGAGATTAGCAGCTCCACACCATTGGTTATTGGACAAGTTGTCCGGTTGTTACGCCCCAAGACCATCTGCTGGTCCACACAAATTGCGTGAATCCTTGCCATTGATTGTCTTCCTAAGAAACAGATTAAAGTATGCTTTGAACGGTCGTGAAGTCAAGGCTATCTTGATGCAACGTCACGTCAAAGTTGATGGTAAGGTTAGAACCGATACCACCTACCCAGCTGGTTTCATGGATGTCATCACTCTAGATGCCACCAACGAAAACTTCAGATTGGTCTACGACGTCAAGGGTAGATTCGCTGTTCACCGTATTACCGATGAAGAAGCTTCTTACAAATTGGGTAAGGTTAAGAAGGTCCAATTGGGTAAGAAGGGTGTTCCATACGTTGTTACCCACGATGGTAGAACTATCAGATACCCAGACCCAAACATCAAGGTCAATGACACTGTTAAGATCGATTTGGCCTCTGGTAAGATTACTGATTTCATCAAGTTCGATGCCGGTAAGTTAGTTTACGTTACTGGTGGTCGTAACTTGGGTCGTATCGGTACTATCGTTCACAAGGAAAGACACGATGGTGGTTTCGATTTAGTTCACATCAAGGACTCCTTGGACAACACTTTCGTCACTAGATTGAACAATGTCTTCGTCATTGGTGAACAAGGTAAGCCTTACATTTCTTTGCCAAAGGGTAAGGGTATCAAGTTGTCTATTGCTGAAGAACGtgacagaagaagagcCCAACAAGGTTTGTAA
- the MNL1 gene encoding alpha-1,2-mannosidase MNL1 (Alpha-1,2-specific exomannosidase of the endoplasmic reticulum~similar to YHR204W) yields MVCCLWVLLVLLLQLDHVASEDNAYSFTAKELKAYKQEVRELFYFGFDNYLEHGYPYDEVRPISCVPKKRNFENPDDQVTNDILGNFTITLIDSLTTIAILEDRPQFLKAVRLVERTFPGGSFDVDSTIQIFETTIRVIGSLLSSHLYATDPTKTVYLGDEYDGSLLRLAQDMADRLLPAYLTSTGLPIPRRNIKRKWDTPDFTDSLGTENNVAAMASPMFEFTILSYLTGDPKYEKVTRYAFDKTWSLRTDLDLLPMSFHPEKLTPYTPMTGIGASIDSFFEYALKGAVLFDDSELMEVWNVAYESLKTNCKNDWFFANIMADSGHLFVPWIDSLSAFFPGLQVLAGDLDDAIANHLMFLKIWNTFGGIPERWNFSPSEFPPLSSLEGSVPFSLNTILPLEWYPLRPEFFESTYFLYRATKDPFYLNIGVHLLKDLKQRFKSNCGFAGFQNVITGELQDRMETYVLSETVKYLYLLFDEENELHSSASNVIFSTEAHPMWLSQEVRSKYKWNAKLNDSIYSLHLDICQKRDRELQAEGNTLGQKIVGFAKSIFQKGTPNDEAVGPILDYAINTELPGICSIKPHHAMDNYSWYSPMLSNFDRLFEIDTRFAATLIKPSHMHNYGPIELEPEFYSRWSNPQFSTCQITPTTEIFELLFDLPGLHQLNPLISDNKTITFETFGGRSRLKVEKIQIYQIDYYGDLITASTFQNISRRDTSSNVCDTMASLYSPTYLYRVVAVNGRTVPHHGRVQIKKHSPMLTSNGTREEDEIRIDAIGINDRSQLMLECTPIINLFIV; encoded by the coding sequence ATGGTTTGTTGCTTATGGGTGCTTCTAGTATTGCTTCTACAACTCGATCATGTAGCGAGCGAAGACAATGCGTACTCATTCACTGCTAAAGAACTTAAGGCTTACAAGCAAGAAGTGAGGGagttgttttattttggcTTCGACAATTATTTAGAGCACGGGTATCCATATGATGAGGTGAGGCCCATTTCATGCGTTCCTAAGAAGAGAAACTTTGAGAACCCCGATGATCAAGTCACTAATGATATATTAGGCAATTTCACAATTACTTTAATAGATTCGTTGACCACTATTGCTATATTGGAAGACCGACCGCAGTTTTTGAAAGCCGTTCGACTTGTTGAAAGGACATTCCCCGGTGGCAGTTTCGATGTTGATTCCACAATAcaaatctttgaaactACTATACGTGTTATCGGATCACTACTTTCATCGCATCTTTATGCTACAGATCCCACAAAGACTGTGTATTTAGGGGACGAGTATGATGGTTCTCTGTTACGTCTCGCTCAGGATATGGCGGATAGGCTTTTACCGGCATATTTAACGTCTACTGGATTACCTATCCCACGAAGAAACATCAAACGGAAGTGGGATACCCCTGATTTTACAGATTCATTGGGGACAGAAAATAATGTGGCTGCCATGGCGTCTCCCATGTTCGAATTCACTATTCTATCTTACCTGACAGGCGATCCCAAGTATGAAAAAGTGACCAGGTACGCGTTTGATAAAACATGGTCTCTTAGAACCGATTTAGATTTACTACCCATGTCTTTTCATCCCGAAAAACTGACACCATATACACCGATGACTGGAATTGGTGCCTCCATCGACTCGTTTTTCGAATACGCTTTAAAGGGTGCCGTACTGTTTGATGATTCAGAATTAATGGAGGTTTGGAACGTGGCATACGAATCGTTGAAAACTAACTGTAAAAACGACTGGTTCTTCGCGAATATAATGGCTGACTCAGGACACTTGTTTGTCCCCTGGATTGATTCTTTGAGTGCGTTTTTCCCCGGTTTACAAGTGCTTGCTGGTGATTTGGATGATGCCATTGCGAACCATTTAATGTTTTTAAAGATATGGAACACTTTCGGTGGTATCCCTGAAAGGTGGAACTTTAGTCCTTCGGAGTTCCCCCCTCTATCTTCATTAGAAGGATCGGTACCGTTTTCTTTGAACACTATCCTTCCCTTAGAATGGTACCCATTAAGAccagaattttttgaatcaaCCTATTTCTTATATAGAGCTACAAAAGACCCGTTTTACTTGAATATTGGTGTTCATTTGCTAAAAGATCTGAAGCAACGATTTAAATCCAACTGTGGATTTGCAGGTTTCCAAAATGTCATCACGGGCGAACTGCAAGATAGAATGGAGACGTATGTCTTGAGTGAAACTGTGAAATACttgtatttattatttgatgaagagaACGAATTACATAGCAGCGCGAGTAATGTAATTTTCAGTACGGAAGCTCATCCAATGTGGTTGTCCCAAGAAGTGAGATCCAAATACAAATGGAATGCTAAACTTAACGACTCCATCTACTCGTTACACTTGGATATTTGCCAGAAGAGAGATAGGGAACTACAAGCTGAAGGGAACACATTGGGTCAAAAAATCGTGGGTTTTGCGAAAtcaatctttcaaaaaggtaCACCAAACGATGAGGCTGTTGGTCCAATTCTAGATTATGCCATTAATACTGAACTCCCCGGCATATGCTCAATAAAGCCTCATCATGCAATGGATAACTACTCTTGGTACTCTCCAATGTTGAGCAATTTTGACAGATTATTTGAGATTGACACCCGGTTCGCAGCCACACTAATTAAGCCTTCACACATGCACAACTATGGTCCGATTGAGCTAGAACCTGAATTTTATAGCAGGTGGTCTAATCCGCAGTTCAGCACATGCCAGATCACACCCACCACCGAAATTTTCGAACTGCTATTCGATCTTCCTGGATTGCATCAGTTGAATCCCTTAATCTCAGACAACAAAACTATCACATTCGAAACATTTGGAGGTAGATCAAGATTGAAGGTCGAAAAGATTCAAATCTACCAAATTGATTACTATGGAGACTTAATCACCGCATCGACATTTCAAAACATCTCCCGCCGGGATACCTCCTCGAATGTATGCGATACTATGGCAAGCTTGTATTCTCCCACTTATCTTTACAGAGTGGTAGCAGTCAACGGACGGACAGTGCCTCACCATGGAAGGGTGCAAATCAAGAAACACAGTCCTATGCTTACTTCTAATGGTACAAGAGAGGAAGACGAAATCAGAATTGATGCCATCGGGATTAATGACCGCTCCCAACTCATGTTGGAATGCACACCCATCATCAACCTATTTATTGTATGA
- the SCH9 gene encoding serine/threonine protein kinase SCH9 (AGC family protein kinase~similar to YHR205W): protein MMNFFTSKSSNQDTGFSSQHQHPNEQNNGSNNSGNAGNSNGYPCKLVPNGPCTSSNNGALFTNFTLQTATPTTAISQDLYAMGTTGITSENALFQMKSMNNGISSVNNNYSNTPTIITTSQEETSAGNVHGNAGGNSLQNSEDDNFSSSSTTKCLLSSTSSLSINQREAAAAAYGPDTDIPRGKLEVTIIEARDLVTRSKDSQPYVVCTFESSEFISNGPESLGAINNNNNHNNNHNQHNQNQHTNNNNENTNPDAASQHHNNNSGWNGSQLPSIKEHLKKKPLYTHRSSSQLDQLNSCSSVTDPSKRSSNSSSGSSNDPKNDSSHPIWHHKTTFDVLGSHSELDISVYDAAHDHMFLGQVRLYPMIHNLAHASQHQWHNLKPRVIDEVVSGDILIKWTYKQTKKRHYGPQDFEVLRLLGKGTFGQVYQVKKKDTQRIYAMKVLSKKVIVKKNEIAHTIGERNILVTTASKSSPFIVGLKFSFQTPTDLYLVTDYMSGGELFWHLQKEGRFSEDRAKFYIAELVLALEHLHDNDIVYRDLKPENILLDANGNIALCDFGLSKADLKDRTNTFCGTTEYLAPELLLDETGYTKMVDFWSLGVLIFEMCCGWSPFFAENNQKMYQKIAFGKVKFPRDVLSQEGRSFVKGLLNRNPRHRLGAIDDGRELRAHPFFADIDWEALKQKKIPPPFKPHLVSETDTSNFDPEFTTASTSYMNKHQPMMTATPLSPAMQAKFAGFTFVDESAIDEHVNNNRKFLQNSYFMEPGSFIPGNPNLPPDEDVIDDDGDEDINDGFNQEKNMNNSHSQIDFDGDQHMDDEFVSGRFEI, encoded by the coding sequence atgatgaatttttttacatcaAAATCATCGAATCAGGATACTGGGTTTAGCTCTCAACATCAACATCCAAATGAACAGAACAATGGAAGCAATAACAGCGGCAACGCTGGAAATAGCAACGGATACCCATGTAAACTAGTACCCAATGGCCCCTGCACGTCATCAAATAATGGCGCCCTTTTTACGAACTTTACTTTACAAACTGCAACGCCGACCACTGCTATTAGTCAGGACTTATACGCAATGGGAACCACGGGAATAACATCAGAAAATGCCCTTTTTCAGATGAAGTCAATGAATAATGGGATATCATCAGTTAATAACAACTACAGCAACACCCCTACGATTATTACCACGTCACAAGAGGAAACTAGTGCTGGGAATGTACATGGTAATGCCGGTGGCAATTCTTTGCAAAATTCTGAAGATGACAACTTTTCCTCCAGTTCCACCACCAAATGCTTACTCTCTTCCACCTCTTCGCTGTCGATAAACCAACGagaagcagcagcagcggCTTACGGTCCAGATACCGATATTCCTAGGGGTAAATTAGAAGTTACAATAATAGAAGCGCGTGACTTGGTCACTAGATCAAAGGATTCACAACCTTATGTTGTTTGTACTTTTGAGAGTTCAGAGTTCATTTCCAATGGTCCTGAATCACTAGGCGCcattaataataacaacaaccaTAACAACAACCATAATCAGCATAATCAAAACCAGCATactaacaacaataatgaGAATACCAATCCTGACGCCGCTAGCCAGCATCATAACAATAACAGTGGTTGGAACGGCTCTCAGTTACCATCGATAAAAGagcatttgaagaaaaaacccCTTTATACACACAGATCATCTTCCCAGTTGGACCAACTAAACTCTTGCTCTTCAGTGACTGATCCTAGCAAACGTTCTTCTAATTCTTCGTCGGGTTCTTCAAATGACCCAAAGAATGATAGTTCGCATCCAATATGGCATCACAAGACAACATTTGATGTTCTGGGATCTCACTCGGAGTTAGATATTTCTGTCTATGACGCTGCTCACGATCACATGTTCTTAGGCCAAGTTAGACTGTATCCAATGATACATAATTTAGCACATGCTTCCCAACACCAATGGCACAACCTGAAACCTCGTgttattgatgaagttgTGTCGGGAGATATCTTAATCAAATGGACTTATaaacaaacaaagaaaaggcaCTACGGTCCACAGGATTTTGAAGTTCTTCGATTATTGGGTAAGGGAACATTTGGCCAGGTCTACCAGGTTAAGAAGAAAGACACTCAAAGAATTTACGCAATGAAAGTGCTCTCCAAGAAAGTCAttgtcaagaaaaatgagaTCGCGCACACAATTGGCGAAAGAAATATCCTAGTCACTACTGCGTCCAAATCGTCCCCGTTTATTGTCGGATTGaagttttctttccaaacACCAACAGACCTGTATTTGGTTACTGATTATATGAGTGGTGGAGAACTATTCTGGCATTTACAAAAAGAGGGCCGTTTTTCAGAAGACAGGGCGAAATTTTACATCGCTGAATTAGTCTTGGCTTTAGAACATTTGCACGATAACGACATCGTTTACAGGGATTTAAAACCTGAAAATATTCTACTCGATGCCAATGGTAACATCGCTCTTTGCGATTTTGGTCTTTCGAAGGCTGATTTGAAGGATAGAACAAACACTTTTTGCGGTACCACAGAGTACCTGGCACCGGAATTGTTACTGGACGAAACTGGTTACACTAAGATGGTCGACTTCTGGTCTTTGGGTGTCTTGATATTTGAAATGTGTTGCGGTTGGTCTCCTTTCTTTGCGGAAAACAATCAAAAAATGTACCAAAAAATTGCCTTTGGTAAAGTCAAGTTCCCCAGAGACGTACTATCACAAGAAGGCAGGTCATTTGTAAAAGGTTTATTAAACAGAAACCCCAGACATAGACTCGGTGCTATCGATGATGGAAGAGAACTACGAGCTCATCCCTTTTTCGCAGATATCGACTGGGAGGCtttgaaacagaaaaaaattccaccACCCTTCAAACCACATCTGGTCTCGGAAACAGATACTTCGAATTTTGACCCGGAATTTACAACGGCTTCAACGTCATACATGAACAAGCACCAGCCTATGATGACTGCTACCCCGCTATCCCCGGCTATGCAAGCAAAGTTCGCTGGTTTCACCTTTGTTGATGAGTCCGCCATCGATGAACACGTTAATAACAACCGAAAATTCCTGCAAAACTCGTATTTCATGGAGCCGGGTTCCTTCATCCCGGGAAATCCAAACTTGCCCCCAGACGAAGATGTCATCGATGATGATGGGGACGAGGACATCAATGATGGATTCAaccaagagaaaaatatgaacAACAGCCATTCACAGATCGATTTCGATGGCGATCAACACATGGATGACGAATTCGTCAGtggaagatttgaaatatgA
- the SKN7 gene encoding kinase-regulated stress-responsive transcription factor SKN7 (Nuclear response regulator and transcription factor~similar to YHR206W), translating to MSFSTINSNVNKTTGDSNNTTTENSSTADLLGMDLLQNGPRLMNTMQPNNSSDMVHINNKANNVQQPAGNVNSSSANTGAKAPANEFVRKLFRILENNEYPDIVTWTENGKSFVVLDTGKFTTHILPNHFKHSNFASFVRQLNKYDFHKVKRSPEERQRCKYGEQSWEFQHPEFRVHYGKGLDNIKRKIPAQRKVLLDESQKALLHFNSEGTNPNNPSGSLLNESTTELLLSNTVSKDAFGNLRRRVDKLQKELDMSKMESYATKVELQKLNSKYNTVIESLITFKTINENLLNNFNTLCSTLANNGIEVPIFGDNGNHNPTGNTNNPATTTAIHSNHNTNNASPAASTVSLQLPNLPDENSLTPNAQGNTVTLRKGFHVLLVEDDAVSIQLCSKFLRKYGCTVQVVTDGLSAISTLEKFRYDLVLMDIVMPNLDGATATSIVRSFDNETPIIAMTGNIMNQDLITYLQHGMNDILAKPFTRDDLHSILIRYLKDRIPLCEQQLPPRNSSPQTHSNTNTANSNPNTINEQSLAMLPQDNPSTTTPVTPGTSISSAQHVQQGQQEQQHQLFHAQQQQQQHHNAIANARSEVPIPNLEHEINTVPHSSMGSTPQLPQSTLQENQLS from the coding sequence ATGAGCTTTTCTACTATAAATAGCAACGTCAATAAAACAACCGGCGATAGCAATAATACCACCACCGAGAACAGTTCGACTGCAGACCTTTTAGGAATGGATTTGCTGCAGAACGGACCTCGACTGATGAACACGATGCAGCCAAACAACTCTTCTGACATGGTGCACATAAACAATAAGGCTAATAATGTTCAACAACCGGCTGGAAACGTAAATAGCAGTAGTGCTAATACAGGGGCAAAGGCTCCAGCAAACGAGTTTGTAAGGAAACTTTTCCGGATACTGGAAAACAACGAGTACCCCGACATCGTAACTTGGACTGAGAACGGCAAAAGCTTCGTCGTTTTGGACACAGGAAAGTTCACTACGCATATATTGCCTAATCATTTCAAACATTCGAACTTTGCTTCTTTTGTGAGGCAACTAAACAAGTACGACTTCCACAAGGTTAAGAGAAGCCCTGAGGAAAGACAAAGATGTAAGTACGGCGAACAAAGCTGGGAGTTTCAGCATCCGGAATTTAGAGTCCATTACGGTAAAGGTCTTGATAACatcaaaaggaaaatccCGGCGCAAAGGAAGGTTCTGTTGGACGAGTCTCAAAAGGCTCTTTTGCATTTCAATAGCGAAGGCACTAACCCAAACAACCCTTCGGGATCCCTCTTGAATGAATCCACTACAGAACTATTGTTAAGCAATACTGTAAGTAAAGATGCATTTGGAAATTTGAGAAGGCGAGTAGACAAGTTACAAAAGGAGTTGGATATGTCCAAAATGGAGAGTTACGCTACCAAAGTTGAACTACAGAAGTTAAACTCGAAATATAATACGGTCATCGAAAGTTTGATAACATTCAAGActataaatgaaaatttacTCAACAACTTCAACACCCTATGTTCCACTTTGGCAAACAATGGTATTGAAGTTCCGATATTTGGCGACAACGGAAACCATAATCCAACTGGTAATACCAATAACCCGGCAACCACAACGGCTATCCATAGCAACCACAATACCAACAACGCTTCTCCAGCAGCATCTACAGTGTCCTTACAATTACCTAATTTACCCGATGAGAATAGCTTAACACCAAATGCTCAAGGTAACACAGTCACGCTACGAAAGGGTTTCCATGTACTGTTGGTGGAAGATGACGCAGTGTCCATACAGCTATGTTCAAAATTCTTACGGAAATATGGCTGTACTGTCCAAGTTGTCACCGATGGTCTTTCGGCTATCTCAACGTTGGAGAAGTTCAGGTATGATTTGGTTTTAATGGACATTGTTATGCCAAATCTAGACGGTGCCACAGCCACATCCATTGTGAGAAGTTTTGATAACGAGACTCCCATCATTGCCATGACCGGTAACATTATGAATCAAGATTTGATCACCTACTTGCAACATGGTATGAACGATATCTTGGCTAAGCCATTCACGAGGGATGATTTACATTCAATTTTAATACGTTACTTAAAGGACCGTATCCCTTTATGCGAACAGCAACTACCACCTCGTAACTCCTCACCACAAACACATTCGAACACTAATACTGCTAATTCAAATCCCAACACAATTAACGAACAGTCGTTAGCTATGCTACCACAAGATAATCCGTCAACTACTACCCCTGTTACTCCCGGTACTTCTATATCTTCTGCACAACATGTTCAACAAGGTCAACAAGAACAGCAGCATCAGCTTTTCCATGCtcagcaacagcagcagcagcatCACAACGCCATTGCTAATGCTAGGTCAGAGGTACCCATACCGAATTTGGAACATGAAATCAACACTGTACCACATTCGTCAATGGGTTCCACCCCCCAATTACCACAATCTACGCTTCAAGAAAACCAGTTATCATAA